In one Aquabacterium sp. OR-4 genomic region, the following are encoded:
- the gap gene encoding type I glyceraldehyde-3-phosphate dehydrogenase: protein MTIKIGINGFGRIGRMVFRAAIANFSDIQVVGINDLLEPDYLAYMLKYDSVHGRFKGEVSVEGNHLIVNGNKIRLTAVKDPAELKWGEIGADIVVEATGLFLTKDAGEKHLAAGAKKVVFSAPSKDDTPMFVYGVNHQSYAGQAIISNASCTTNCLAPVAKVLNDTWGIKRGLMTTVHAATATQKTVDGPSNKDWRGGRGILENIIPSSTGAAKAVGVVIPELNKKLTGMAFRVPTSDVSVVDLTVELEKEASYAEICAAMKAASEGAMKGVLGYTEDKVVATDFRGESCTSVFDAEAGIALDKTFVKVVSWYDNEWGYSNKVLEMVRVIA, encoded by the coding sequence ATGACCATCAAGATCGGCATCAACGGTTTCGGCCGCATCGGGCGCATGGTGTTCCGTGCCGCCATCGCCAACTTCTCCGACATCCAGGTGGTCGGCATCAACGACCTGCTGGAGCCCGACTACCTGGCCTACATGCTCAAGTACGACAGCGTGCACGGCCGCTTCAAGGGCGAGGTGTCGGTGGAGGGCAACCACCTGATCGTCAACGGCAACAAGATCCGCCTGACGGCCGTGAAGGACCCCGCCGAGCTGAAGTGGGGCGAGATCGGCGCCGACATCGTGGTCGAGGCCACCGGCCTGTTCCTGACCAAGGACGCTGGCGAGAAGCACCTGGCCGCCGGTGCCAAGAAGGTGGTCTTCTCGGCGCCCAGCAAGGACGACACGCCGATGTTCGTCTACGGCGTCAATCACCAGAGCTATGCCGGCCAGGCCATCATCAGCAACGCCAGCTGCACCACCAACTGCCTGGCACCGGTGGCCAAGGTGCTGAACGACACCTGGGGCATCAAGCGCGGCCTGATGACCACGGTGCACGCCGCCACCGCCACGCAAAAGACCGTGGACGGCCCCAGCAACAAGGACTGGCGCGGCGGCCGCGGCATCCTCGAGAACATCATCCCCAGCAGCACCGGCGCGGCCAAGGCGGTGGGCGTGGTGATCCCCGAGCTGAACAAGAAGCTCACCGGCATGGCCTTCCGCGTGCCGACCAGCGACGTGAGCGTGGTCGACCTGACCGTCGAGCTGGAGAAGGAAGCCAGCTACGCCGAGATCTGCGCCGCGATGAAGGCGGCCAGTGAAGGTGCCATGAAGGGCGTGCTCGGCTACACCGAGGACAAGGTGGTGGCCACCGACTTCCGCGGTGAAAGCTGCACCAGCGTGTTCGACGCCGAGGCCGGCATTGCGCTGGACAAGACCTTCGTCAAGGTGGTGAGCTGGTACGACAACGAGTGGGGCTATTCGAACAAGGTGCTCGAGATGGTGCGCGTGATCGCCTGA
- a CDS encoding S8 family serine peptidase yields the protein MSHPISIWRGLLPALALALLGPWAAVVQADTGHPAAQALAQRAARAQATALEDANEGRVIVQYRRGATLLAASPRRAQHAAAMGRRLSLPLTDGRALGERMQGLRGKGLSSSALAARLAVQADVEWAVVDGRKSTAAVPNDPFFGDNQTSVTPVVGQWYLRAADSTLVSATNAVAAWDITTGLASVTVAVLDTGVRFDHPDLAGKLHPGYDFVRSAIDSDSSSGADGDASDPGDAIGCSTSSKSSWHGTQVAGLVAAATDNGLGVAGIGRNVMVLPVRVLGQCGSGYDSDIIAGMRWAAGLSNDSSCTSASTPSATCNPNPAKVINMSLGGSGSCSSSYQTTLTELVNAGVAVVVAAGNDAGHAVNSPANCTGAIGVAGVRHAGTKVGYSNLGPQIALAAPAGNCVNVSTGSACLYPLMTTTNLGSTAPGSNGYSDSFTTSLGTSFASPLVAGTVALMRSLAPGMTPAQLKTALQGSARAFPSTGGTDSTVTSCRAPTATDQLECYCTTSTCGAGMLDTAAAVVQAQALVAAAAAPTAVITAGATTPTLGDSVALSAAASQANGVRTLVGWQWQISSGASLASFSGATNSASATLLTTGAGSVTVSLTVTDSAGATASSTQVITVQAAAAGGSGSSATTSSGSSGGSGGGGGALGAGWLAGLLLAVLALARGRAAGAAASGARG from the coding sequence ATGAGCCATCCCATCTCGATCTGGCGCGGCCTGCTGCCCGCCCTTGCGCTGGCCCTGCTGGGGCCCTGGGCCGCTGTGGTGCAGGCCGATACCGGGCACCCGGCTGCCCAGGCGCTGGCGCAGCGCGCGGCCCGCGCCCAGGCCACGGCGCTGGAAGACGCCAACGAAGGCCGCGTGATCGTGCAGTACCGCCGCGGCGCCACGCTGCTGGCGGCCTCGCCGCGCCGCGCCCAGCATGCGGCCGCGATGGGCCGGCGCCTGTCGCTGCCGCTGACCGATGGCCGCGCGCTGGGCGAGCGCATGCAGGGCCTGCGCGGCAAGGGCCTGAGCTCGAGCGCGCTGGCGGCCCGCCTGGCCGTCCAGGCCGATGTGGAATGGGCGGTGGTGGATGGCCGCAAGAGCACCGCCGCGGTGCCCAACGACCCGTTTTTTGGCGACAACCAGACCAGCGTGACCCCGGTGGTGGGCCAGTGGTATCTGCGCGCCGCCGACAGCACCCTGGTCTCGGCCACCAACGCCGTGGCCGCGTGGGACATCACCACCGGCCTGGCCAGCGTCACCGTGGCGGTGCTCGACACCGGCGTGCGCTTCGACCACCCCGACCTGGCAGGCAAGCTGCACCCGGGCTACGACTTCGTGCGCAGCGCCATCGATTCCGACAGCAGCAGCGGCGCCGACGGCGATGCCAGCGACCCCGGCGACGCCATCGGCTGCAGCACCAGCAGCAAGAGCAGCTGGCACGGCACCCAGGTGGCCGGCCTGGTGGCCGCGGCCACCGACAACGGCCTGGGCGTGGCCGGCATCGGCCGCAACGTGATGGTGCTGCCGGTGCGTGTGCTGGGCCAGTGCGGCAGCGGCTACGACAGCGACATCATCGCCGGCATGCGCTGGGCCGCCGGCCTGTCCAACGACAGCAGCTGCACCAGCGCGTCCACGCCCTCGGCCACCTGCAACCCGAACCCGGCCAAGGTGATCAACATGAGCCTGGGCGGCAGCGGCAGCTGCAGCAGCTCGTACCAGACCACGCTGACCGAACTGGTCAACGCCGGCGTGGCGGTGGTGGTGGCGGCGGGCAACGACGCCGGCCATGCCGTCAACTCGCCGGCCAACTGCACCGGTGCCATCGGCGTGGCCGGCGTGCGCCATGCCGGCACCAAGGTGGGCTACTCCAATCTGGGCCCGCAGATCGCACTGGCCGCACCGGCCGGCAACTGCGTCAACGTCAGCACCGGTTCGGCCTGCCTGTATCCGCTGATGACCACCACCAACCTGGGCAGCACCGCACCGGGCAGCAACGGCTACAGCGACAGCTTCACCACCTCGCTGGGCACCAGCTTCGCATCGCCGCTGGTGGCCGGCACGGTGGCGCTGATGCGCTCGCTGGCGCCGGGCATGACGCCGGCGCAGCTCAAGACCGCGCTGCAGGGCTCGGCACGCGCCTTTCCCAGCACCGGCGGCACCGACAGCACCGTGACCAGCTGCCGCGCCCCCACCGCCACCGACCAGCTGGAGTGCTACTGCACCACCAGCACCTGCGGCGCGGGCATGCTCGACACCGCCGCTGCCGTGGTCCAGGCGCAGGCGCTGGTGGCCGCGGCCGCGGCGCCCACGGCGGTGATCACGGCCGGCGCCACCACGCCAACCCTCGGCGACAGCGTGGCGCTCAGCGCCGCGGCCTCGCAGGCCAACGGCGTGCGCACGCTGGTCGGCTGGCAATGGCAGATCAGCAGCGGCGCCAGCCTGGCCAGCTTCAGCGGCGCCACCAACAGCGCCAGCGCCACGCTGCTCACCACCGGCGCGGGCAGCGTGACCGTGAGCCTGACCGTGACCGACAGTGCCGGCGCCACCGCCAGCAGCACGCAGGTGATCACGGTGCAGGCGGCGGCCGCGGGCGGCAGCGGGTCGAGCGCCACCACCAGCAGCGGCAGCAGTGGCGGCAGTGGCGGTGGTGGTGGTGCCCTGGGTGCCGGCTGGCTGGCCGGCCTGCTGCTGGCGGTGCTGGCCCTGGCCCGGGGCCGGGCCGCCGGCGCGGCAGCGTCAGGCGCGCGAGGCTGA
- a CDS encoding biotin--[acetyl-CoA-carboxylase] ligase, which translates to MIHWGAEALWQQLEPLLPGLSVEVVARMGSTNTELLERVRRGQRRSDDRPDTRGGQHRHDDTLPCLLVAETQTAGRGRQGKAWVTPPGSALTFSLMLPYAPADWSGLSLAVGLAVAEALDPPAARAAGSAPRIGLKWPNDLLLADAGCVGRKLGGILIETLPLGNERVAVIGIGLNLQPRPAAAPGNEAAALPWGYACAQEFAPGLDAPQALARVAPALVQTLLDFARHGFAPLQPRYAARDLLAGLAVSTTLAEANRGVADGVDAQGTLWLRLDDGSGRRVAVSSGEVSVRRLMAGGAPC; encoded by the coding sequence ATGATCCATTGGGGCGCCGAGGCGCTGTGGCAGCAGCTCGAGCCGCTGCTGCCGGGCCTGAGCGTGGAGGTGGTGGCGCGCATGGGCTCCACCAACACCGAGCTGCTCGAGCGTGTGCGCCGCGGCCAGCGCCGCAGCGACGACCGCCCCGACACCCGCGGCGGACAGCACCGCCACGACGACACCCTGCCCTGCCTGCTGGTGGCCGAAACCCAGACCGCCGGGCGTGGCCGCCAGGGCAAGGCCTGGGTCACGCCGCCGGGCAGCGCGCTCACCTTCTCGCTGATGCTGCCCTATGCGCCGGCCGACTGGTCGGGCCTGTCGCTGGCCGTGGGCCTGGCGGTGGCCGAGGCGCTCGATCCGCCCGCGGCGCGTGCAGCGGGCAGCGCGCCCCGCATCGGCCTGAAGTGGCCCAACGACCTGCTGCTGGCCGATGCCGGCTGCGTGGGCCGCAAGCTGGGCGGCATCCTGATCGAGACCCTGCCGTTGGGCAACGAGCGGGTGGCCGTGATCGGCATCGGCCTGAACCTGCAGCCGCGCCCGGCCGCAGCGCCGGGCAACGAGGCCGCGGCCCTGCCCTGGGGCTATGCCTGCGCACAGGAGTTCGCGCCCGGCCTCGACGCGCCACAGGCCCTGGCCCGCGTGGCGCCGGCCCTGGTGCAGACCCTGCTCGACTTTGCCCGCCACGGCTTTGCCCCGCTGCAGCCGCGTTATGCCGCGCGCGACCTGCTGGCCGGCCTGGCGGTGAGCACCACGCTGGCCGAGGCCAACCGCGGCGTGGCCGATGGCGTGGACGCACAGGGCACGCTGTGGCTGCGCCTGGACGACGGCAGTGGCCGCCGCGTGGCGGTGAGCAGCGGCGAGGTCAGCGTGCGCCGCCTGATGGCGGGTGGCGCGCCATGCTGA
- a CDS encoding SET domain-containing protein, with amino-acid sequence MPSQAHADTAATAAPRGHGRRLQVRRSGVHGKGMYALQPIAEGEFVIEYTGEIIGWDEAVRRHPHDPSQPDHTFYFHLSDELVIDGRLHGNSAKWINHSCDPNIEADDASGRVLLHALRDIAAGEELFFDYGLVIDERMTPALKKRFACRCGAAGCRGHMLAPKQPRKKATQR; translated from the coding sequence GTGCCATCGCAGGCCCATGCCGACACCGCGGCCACGGCGGCGCCCAGGGGCCATGGCCGCCGGCTGCAGGTGCGCCGCAGCGGTGTGCACGGCAAGGGCATGTACGCGCTGCAGCCCATTGCCGAGGGCGAATTCGTGATCGAGTACACCGGCGAGATCATCGGTTGGGATGAGGCGGTGCGCCGCCACCCGCACGATCCGTCGCAGCCCGACCACACCTTCTACTTCCACCTCAGCGACGAGCTGGTGATCGACGGCCGCCTGCACGGCAACTCGGCCAAGTGGATCAACCACTCCTGCGACCCCAACATCGAGGCCGACGATGCCAGCGGCCGCGTGCTGCTGCATGCGCTGCGCGACATCGCCGCGGGTGAAGAGCTGTTCTTCGACTACGGCCTGGTGATCGACGAGCGCATGACCCCGGCACTGAAAAAACGCTTTGCCTGCCGCTGCGGCGCCGCCGGCTGCCGCGGCCACATGCTGGCGCCCAAGCAGCCGCGCAAGAAGGCCACCCAACGCTGA
- a CDS encoding DNA topoisomerase III codes for MTKTLIIAEKPSVAQDIVRALTPTAGKFEKLAEHFENERYVVTSAVGHLVEIKAPEEYDVKRGKWSFAHLPVVPPHFDLAPIDKAKSRLSAVVKLAKRKDVSELINACDAGREGELIFRLIEQYAAGAKTTLGKPIRRLWLQSMTPQAIRDGFEKLRSDEQMQGLAHAARSRSEADWLVGINGTRAMTAFNSRDGGFFLTTVGRVQTPTLSIVVEREEKIRKHVARDYWEIKAGFAAAAGDYEAKWFDPKYKKGDDPDARADRLWNEAQANAIADAVLGKSGTVTEESKPSSQSCPGLYDLTTLQREANGRFGFSAKTTLSLAQALYEKHKVLTYPRTDSRHLPEDYLAVVKDTFKMLADEDLPGPLRALTQHARKGLNEGYVKPSKRVFDNAKVSDHFAIIPTLQAPKSLSEAEAKLYDLVVKRFIAVFYPSAEFQVTTRITQVEAMGHTHHFQTNGKVLVNAGWLAVYGKEAQTDDDKDTTLVPVQPGETVANEHISVNALKTRPPARYTEATLLSAMEGAGKTIDDDELREAMAEKGLGTPATRAQTIEGLITEKYMLREGRELIPTAKAFQLMTLLRGLDVEDLTKPELTGAWEHQLAEMEHGRLSREKFMEGIAAMAERIVKKAKEYDRDTIPGDYATLKARCPNCGGVVKENYRRFTCTGAEGSTGAGPSQAGRTPSGGGAGIPAPGGAESEGCGFSITKIPASRSFELAEVETFLTDKKVGPLEGFRSKAGWPFTAELKLVRDDEIANWKLEFDFGDDAKAGEGEGEAVDFSGQESLGNCPKCKGHVYEYGSNYLCEHAVGANVTCDFKTGKIILTQPISHDEVGKLLRTGKTALFDGFVSNRTKRKFKAMLVWDEKEGKVGFEFEPRGDKGAKGAPAAKKTAGRKVAAKKAA; via the coding sequence ATGACCAAGACCCTCATCATTGCCGAGAAGCCCAGCGTGGCGCAGGACATCGTGCGCGCGCTCACGCCCACGGCCGGAAAGTTCGAGAAGCTGGCCGAGCACTTCGAGAACGAGCGCTACGTGGTCACCTCCGCGGTGGGCCATCTGGTGGAGATCAAGGCGCCAGAGGAGTACGACGTCAAGCGCGGCAAGTGGAGCTTTGCCCACCTGCCGGTGGTGCCGCCGCACTTTGACCTGGCGCCCATCGACAAGGCCAAGAGCCGGCTCAGCGCGGTGGTCAAGCTGGCCAAGCGCAAGGATGTGAGCGAGCTGATCAACGCCTGTGACGCGGGGCGCGAGGGTGAGCTGATCTTCCGCCTGATCGAGCAGTACGCGGCCGGCGCCAAGACCACGCTGGGCAAGCCGATCCGCCGCCTGTGGCTGCAGAGCATGACGCCGCAGGCCATCCGCGACGGTTTCGAGAAGCTGCGCAGCGACGAGCAGATGCAGGGCCTGGCCCATGCCGCGCGCAGCCGCAGCGAGGCCGACTGGCTGGTGGGCATCAACGGCACGCGGGCCATGACGGCCTTCAATTCGCGCGACGGCGGCTTCTTCCTCACCACCGTGGGCCGGGTGCAGACGCCCACGCTGTCGATCGTGGTCGAGCGCGAGGAAAAGATCCGCAAGCACGTGGCGCGCGACTACTGGGAGATCAAGGCCGGTTTTGCCGCGGCCGCCGGCGACTACGAGGCCAAGTGGTTCGACCCCAAGTACAAGAAGGGCGACGACCCCGATGCGCGCGCCGACCGCCTGTGGAACGAGGCCCAGGCCAACGCCATTGCCGACGCGGTGCTGGGCAAGAGCGGCACGGTCACCGAGGAAAGCAAGCCCAGCAGCCAGAGCTGCCCCGGCCTGTACGACCTGACCACGCTGCAGCGCGAGGCCAACGGCCGCTTCGGCTTCAGCGCCAAGACCACGCTGAGCCTGGCCCAGGCGCTGTACGAGAAGCACAAGGTGCTGACCTACCCGCGTACCGACTCGCGCCACCTGCCCGAGGACTACCTGGCGGTGGTGAAAGACACCTTCAAGATGCTGGCCGACGAAGACCTGCCCGGTCCGCTGCGCGCGCTCACCCAGCATGCCCGCAAGGGCCTGAACGAGGGCTATGTGAAGCCCAGCAAGCGCGTGTTCGACAACGCCAAGGTGTCGGACCACTTCGCCATCATCCCCACGCTGCAGGCGCCCAAGAGCCTCAGCGAGGCCGAGGCCAAGCTCTATGACCTGGTGGTCAAGCGCTTCATCGCGGTGTTCTACCCGTCGGCCGAGTTCCAGGTCACCACCCGCATCACCCAGGTCGAGGCGATGGGCCACACCCATCACTTCCAGACCAACGGCAAGGTGCTGGTCAACGCCGGCTGGCTGGCGGTGTACGGCAAGGAAGCGCAGACCGACGACGACAAGGACACCACCCTGGTGCCGGTGCAGCCCGGCGAGACGGTGGCCAACGAGCACATCAGCGTCAACGCGCTGAAAACCCGGCCGCCGGCCCGCTACACCGAGGCCACGCTGCTCAGCGCCATGGAAGGCGCCGGCAAGACCATCGACGACGACGAGCTGCGCGAGGCCATGGCCGAGAAGGGCCTGGGCACGCCAGCCACGCGCGCGCAGACCATCGAAGGCCTGATCACCGAGAAGTACATGCTGCGCGAGGGCCGCGAGCTGATCCCCACGGCCAAGGCCTTCCAGCTGATGACCCTGCTGCGCGGCCTGGACGTGGAAGACCTCACCAAGCCCGAGCTCACCGGCGCCTGGGAGCACCAGCTGGCCGAGATGGAGCATGGCCGCCTGAGCCGCGAGAAGTTCATGGAGGGCATCGCCGCCATGGCCGAGCGCATCGTCAAGAAGGCCAAGGAGTACGACCGCGACACCATCCCGGGTGACTACGCCACCTTGAAGGCGCGGTGCCCCAACTGCGGCGGCGTGGTGAAAGAGAACTACCGCCGCTTCACCTGCACGGGGGCCGAGGGCTCGACCGGCGCCGGGCCGTCCCAAGCCGGTCGAACCCCCTCGGGGGGCGGGGCCGGTATTCCGGCACCTGGGGGCGCCGAATCAGAGGGTTGCGGGTTCAGCATCACCAAGATCCCGGCCAGCCGCAGCTTCGAGCTGGCCGAGGTGGAAACCTTCCTGACCGACAAGAAGGTGGGCCCGCTGGAGGGCTTCCGCTCCAAGGCCGGCTGGCCCTTCACCGCCGAGCTGAAGCTGGTGCGCGACGACGAGATCGCCAACTGGAAGCTCGAGTTCGACTTTGGCGACGATGCCAAGGCCGGCGAGGGCGAGGGCGAGGCGGTGGATTTCTCGGGCCAGGAATCGCTGGGCAACTGCCCCAAGTGCAAGGGCCATGTCTACGAGTACGGCAGCAACTACCTGTGCGAGCACGCGGTGGGCGCCAACGTGACCTGCGACTTCAAGACCGGCAAGATCATCCTCACCCAGCCGATCAGCCACGACGAGGTGGGCAAGCTGCTGCGCACCGGCAAGACCGCCCTGTTCGACGGCTTCGTCTCCAACCGCACCAAGCGCAAGTTCAAGGCCATGCTGGTGTGGGACGAGAAGGAGGGCAAGGTGGGCTTCGAGTTCGAGCCGCGTGGCGACAAGGGTGCCAAGGGCGCCCCCGCCGCCAAGAAGACCGCCGGCCGCAAGGTGGCCGCGAAGAAGGCCGCCTGA
- a CDS encoding DUF167 domain-containing protein yields MTWPCLRAAGAQACVLDISVSPNGRRTAAEGWHDGALRVRLAAPPVDGKANAALLAWLAEAIGCPRRDVSLLRGDTARRKQLRIERPEAELAAWLAKLGLPRPE; encoded by the coding sequence GTGACCTGGCCCTGCCTGCGCGCCGCCGGTGCGCAGGCCTGCGTGCTCGACATCAGCGTCTCGCCCAACGGCAGGCGCACGGCTGCCGAGGGCTGGCACGACGGTGCCTTGCGCGTGCGCCTGGCCGCGCCGCCGGTGGATGGCAAGGCCAATGCCGCGCTGCTGGCCTGGCTGGCGGAAGCCATCGGCTGCCCCAGGCGCGATGTGAGCCTGCTGCGCGGCGACACCGCGCGCCGCAAGCAGCTGCGCATCGAGCGGCCCGAGGCCGAGCTGGCTGCGTGGCTGGCGAAGCTGGGCTTGCCCAGGCCCGAATGA
- a CDS encoding AEC family transporter, whose amino-acid sequence MTHLIAYKLLSIVLAVALGWLAGRMRWLGEPAARAGDADPARMLGNAAFYIFVPALLMRTTARLDLAALPRTTLLAFFVPAIAVTLGVYALARWQAARLPAAAGNLDEAERRAAMPAVRAFAVVFGNSVQVGIPVATALFGETGLGIHVTLVSLHALVLLTLLTVLVELDLARARSAHEASASLLRTVRITVRNAVIHPVTLPVLLGLAWNLTGWPLPVLADEVLQLLGTAVAPLCLVLIGLSLAYTRLHGALGTALGITLAKLLLMPAVVLVVAHWGFGLGGVPLAVVTMMAALPTGSNALIFAQRYRSQEAEATAASVLSTLGFAFTVPLWLAVLARL is encoded by the coding sequence ATGACGCATCTCATCGCCTACAAGCTCCTGTCCATCGTGCTGGCCGTGGCGCTCGGCTGGCTGGCCGGGCGCATGCGCTGGCTGGGCGAGCCGGCCGCGCGTGCGGGCGATGCCGATCCGGCGCGCATGCTGGGCAACGCGGCCTTCTACATCTTTGTGCCGGCGCTGCTGATGCGCACCACCGCGCGGCTGGATCTGGCGGCGCTGCCGCGCACCACGCTGCTGGCCTTCTTTGTGCCGGCCATCGCGGTGACGCTGGGGGTCTATGCGCTGGCGCGCTGGCAGGCCGCACGCCTGCCGGCCGCCGCCGGCAACCTGGACGAGGCCGAGCGCCGCGCCGCCATGCCGGCCGTGCGCGCCTTTGCGGTGGTGTTCGGCAACTCGGTGCAGGTGGGCATTCCGGTGGCCACGGCCCTGTTTGGCGAAACCGGGCTGGGCATCCACGTCACCCTGGTGAGCCTGCATGCGCTGGTGCTGCTGACCCTGCTGACCGTGCTGGTGGAGCTGGACCTGGCGCGCGCCCGCTCGGCGCACGAGGCCTCGGCCAGCCTGCTGCGCACGGTGCGCATCACGGTGCGCAATGCCGTGATCCACCCGGTGACGCTGCCGGTGCTGCTGGGCCTGGCCTGGAACCTGACCGGCTGGCCGCTGCCGGTGCTGGCCGACGAGGTGCTGCAGCTGCTGGGCACCGCGGTGGCGCCGCTGTGCCTGGTGCTGATCGGCCTGTCGCTGGCCTACACGCGCCTGCATGGCGCCCTGGGCACGGCGCTGGGCATCACGCTGGCCAAGCTGCTGCTGATGCCGGCCGTGGTGCTGGTGGTGGCGCACTGGGGCTTCGGCCTGGGCGGCGTGCCGCTGGCCGTGGTGACGATGATGGCCGCGCTGCCCACCGGCAGCAATGCGCTGATCTTTGCGCAGCGCTACCGCTCGCAGGAGGCCGAGGCCACCGCGGCCAGCGTGCTGTCGACGCTGGGCTTCGCGTTCACCGTGCCGCTGTGGCTGGCGGTGCTGGCCCGGCTGTGA
- a CDS encoding glutamate-5-semialdehyde dehydrogenase, translating to MNPNELPAYMAHVGAAARAAATAMAAASTAAKNAALRALATALREAGPALQAENAKDLAAARAAGLAEPMVDRLKLTPAVIDTVAEGCEQIAAMPDPIGEISGVKRRPSGISVGQMRVPLGVFGMIYESRPNVTIEAASLAIKSGNACILRGGSEALHSNLALWKLVQAALVQAGLPADAVQLIETTDRAAVGRLIAMPEYVDVIIPRGGKGLIERISAEARVPVIKHLDGNCHTYVDAQVDLDLAVKVTDNAKTQKVSPCNATEGLLVHADQAQAFLPRIGAVFAAKGVEMRCDAAAKAILAGVPGAVVVDATEADWATEYLDKIISVKVVHSLDEAIAHINRHGSHHTDAILTTNHPNAMRFLREVDSASVMVNASTRFADGFEYGLGAEIGISTDKFHARGPVGLEGLTSMKWVVLGQGEVRT from the coding sequence ATGAACCCGAACGAGCTTCCGGCCTACATGGCCCACGTGGGCGCGGCCGCCCGCGCCGCCGCCACCGCCATGGCCGCCGCCTCCACGGCGGCCAAGAACGCCGCGCTGCGCGCGCTGGCCACGGCGCTGCGCGAGGCCGGCCCGGCCCTGCAGGCCGAGAACGCCAAAGACCTGGCGGCGGCGCGTGCCGCCGGCCTGGCCGAGCCCATGGTCGACCGGCTGAAGCTCACGCCGGCCGTCATCGACACCGTGGCCGAAGGCTGCGAGCAGATTGCCGCCATGCCCGACCCGATCGGCGAGATCAGCGGCGTCAAGCGCCGGCCCAGCGGCATCAGCGTGGGCCAGATGCGGGTGCCGCTGGGCGTGTTCGGCATGATCTACGAGAGCCGGCCCAACGTCACCATCGAGGCCGCCAGCCTGGCCATCAAGAGCGGCAATGCCTGCATCCTGCGCGGCGGCAGCGAGGCCCTGCACAGCAACCTGGCGCTGTGGAAGCTGGTGCAGGCCGCCCTGGTGCAGGCCGGCCTGCCGGCCGACGCGGTGCAACTGATCGAGACCACCGACCGCGCCGCCGTGGGCCGCCTGATCGCCATGCCCGAGTACGTGGACGTGATCATCCCGCGCGGCGGCAAGGGCCTGATCGAGCGCATCAGCGCCGAGGCGCGCGTGCCGGTGATCAAGCACCTCGATGGCAACTGCCACACCTATGTGGATGCGCAGGTCGACCTCGATCTGGCGGTGAAGGTCACCGACAACGCCAAGACGCAGAAGGTCAGCCCCTGCAACGCCACCGAGGGCCTGCTGGTGCATGCCGATCAGGCGCAGGCCTTTCTGCCGCGCATCGGCGCGGTGTTTGCGGCCAAGGGCGTGGAGATGCGCTGCGATGCCGCGGCCAAGGCCATCCTGGCCGGCGTGCCCGGCGCGGTGGTGGTGGACGCCACCGAGGCCGACTGGGCCACCGAGTACCTCGACAAGATCATCAGCGTGAAGGTGGTGCACAGCCTCGATGAGGCCATCGCCCACATCAACCGCCACGGCAGCCACCACACCGATGCCATCCTGACCACCAACCACCCGAACGCGATGCGCTTTCTGCGCGAGGTCGATTCGGCCAGCGTGATGGTCAACGCCAGCACGCGCTTTGCCGACGGCTTCGAGTACGGCCTGGGCGCCGAGATCGGCATCAGCACCGACAAGTTCCACGCCCGCGGGCCGGTGGGGCTGGAAGGCCTCACGTCGATGAAGTGGGTGGTGCTGGGCCAGGGCGAGGTGAGGACATGA
- the queC gene encoding 7-cyano-7-deazaguanine synthase QueC — protein sequence MDSRTALVLFSGGQDSTACLAWALDRYARVETIGFDYGQRHRIELDCRQVLRRELAAQFPHWAPRLGDDHLLDLSLLGQISDTALTRERAIALQANGLPNTFVPGRNLLFLTFAATLAYRRGASVLVGGMCETDFSGYPDCRDNTLKAQQVALSLGLDTPMSIETPLMWLTKAQTWALTQGLGGDALNALIVEHTHTCYLGERGALHAWGHGCGQCPACALRAAGHAQWQAAR from the coding sequence ATGGATTCGCGCACTGCCCTGGTTCTGTTCTCCGGCGGCCAGGATTCCACCGCCTGCCTGGCCTGGGCGCTGGACCGTTACGCCCGCGTCGAGACCATCGGCTTCGACTACGGCCAGCGCCACCGCATCGAGCTCGATTGCCGCCAGGTGCTGCGCCGTGAACTGGCCGCGCAGTTTCCGCACTGGGCGCCGCGGCTCGGTGACGACCATCTGCTCGACCTGAGCCTGCTGGGCCAGATCAGCGACACCGCGCTGACCCGCGAGCGCGCCATCGCGCTGCAGGCCAATGGCCTGCCCAACACCTTCGTGCCCGGGCGCAACCTGCTGTTCCTGACCTTTGCCGCCACGCTGGCCTACCGGCGCGGCGCCAGCGTGCTGGTGGGCGGCATGTGCGAGACCGATTTTTCGGGCTACCCCGACTGCCGCGACAACACGCTCAAGGCCCAGCAGGTGGCCTTGTCGCTGGGCCTGGACACGCCGATGAGCATTGAGACGCCGCTGATGTGGCTGACCAAGGCGCAGACCTGGGCGCTGACCCAGGGCCTGGGCGGCGATGCGCTGAACGCGCTGATCGTCGAGCACACCCACACCTGCTACCTGGGCGAGCGCGGCGCGCTGCACGCCTGGGGCCATGGCTGCGGCCAGTGCCCGGCCTGCGCGCTGCGGGCCGCGGGCCATGCGCAGTGGCAGGCCGCCCGTTGA